A single Helianthus annuus chloroplast, complete genome DNA region contains:
- the rps11 gene encoding ribosomal protein S11 yields MAKAIPKKGSRGRISSRKSIRKIPKGVIHIQASFNNTIVTVTDVRGRVVSWSSAGTCGFQGTRRGTPFAAQTAAANAIRAVVDQGMQRAEVMIKGPGLGRDAALRAIRRSGILLTFVRDVTPMPHNGCRPPKKRRV; encoded by the coding sequence ATGGCAAAAGCTATACCGAAAAAGGGTTCACGTGGACGTATTAGTTCGCGTAAGAGTATACGTAAAATACCAAAGGGGGTTATTCATATTCAAGCAAGTTTCAATAATACCATTGTGACTGTTACAGATGTACGAGGGCGAGTGGTTTCTTGGTCCTCTGCCGGTACTTGTGGCTTCCAAGGTACAAGAAGAGGGACGCCGTTTGCTGCTCAAACCGCAGCGGCAAATGCTATTCGTGCAGTAGTAGATCAAGGTATGCAACGAGCAGAAGTCATGATTAAAGGTCCCGGTCTTGGAAGAGACGCAGCATTACGAGCTATTCGCAGAAGTGGTATACTATTAACTTTCGTACGGGATGTAACCCCTATGCCACATAATGGCTGTAGACCCCCGAAAAAAAGACGTGTGTAG